From Pecten maximus unplaced genomic scaffold, xPecMax1.1, whole genome shotgun sequence:
AGGAAACAGTGgcattgttataaaaaaataattggtaattaaagaaaacatgACTTACTCCATATGTTTCAGGGAATCTTTGTGCTCTGTCTTCCAACAGATTTCGAATGGGTCGGAACAGGCATATAAGGTACTGGCCGTTAACTAACTGGTCCAAGTTGCATGTGTTGTTTAACCGTGTCAATGGATCTAGCCTTCCACCATGAGGAACACCTACAAAGATTGACGAATAAATTATTACTAATATCAAAACACTGCACTAGAAGGAAACTTTACCAATACATGTGAAACTTGTCAAATTGTTTTTACCTTGAGGTCGGCTTTCAGGTGGTCGGGTTGTAATGTTTGACTGCAGTTCCTCACCCTCTGATGATGTTGCTTCATCGCTATCTGGACCCATGTCAGTCGAGCTGGTCGTATAATTGTGATCGCTGATAGGGATAACATTGGGATGATTCTGAGAATGACTTCTTTCTTGCCTCAACATAATATTTATGTAGCTTTCCTCATTGTTTGTTCCATTCACAGAAGTTGGCTGGAAGATATCTGAGAGCAATACTGCTTCCTCGTCTGGACATGGCCGAGCCTCACATCTCAGTGTATCATTGGTGAACTGGACATCAGCTCCTCGTCTGATGCCCTCCTCTTGTATTATGAAGTCAGTTCGTGGTAATTTCATAAGCATTAATGGCGGGTCCACAGAAGATAGATTCTGATGATTTGTGGTACTATCAGCCATCGTTGCACACCTTCTCCAGGGATCTTGTAAATCATTAGAGGGAACTTGATGTAAACCGTCTTGCAGCTTTACAGAATATAAAGCCATCAATATAATCAAGCCTACAAAGCGCCATTCTATATCATTCCTATCACTGCTTTGACAAGAAGACATCTTTGTTTCAAAAGCAATGCTGCTGGCTGGATCATTAGGAACATCACTGGTAGGATTTGGATGTACAGAATTGTCTGCTTCTTCCAAACAAACTGTGTTCTCTGGCGGGTCATCAACTAGGTTGGTACTTTGCGAAATTCCGGTTATGGAAGTGGTTGTGTTGTTGGTTGCAGTTCCAGCTATGGGTATCGTCCAAAAATCAAACCTTTCCAGATTTGTCGTATCGTGTCTATGGTCTTGATCCATTCCCTCATGTGGTTGTGGGCAGGACTCTACCACCATTCCCTCACGTTGTGGGCAGGGCTCTACCACCCCTCCATCAGGTTGTGGACTGGAGTTTACCACCTCTCCCTCACGTTGTGGGCTGGAGTTTACCATCCCCTCATGAACTTGATTTTCCATCCTATCATCTTTGGTCTCTGGAATGACATTATCACTTGCCAAAGGTACTGTTCCTGCCATtctgtaatgaaaataaaagaattatacTTCCTTATCCATGTTTTGCATTTTatcttaataatatatataaatcgcTGTATACATAGTTAAAGTTATAGCCCTTTCGCCAACAGATTGCCAATGTAATCACAGGGGCATgtttagttttatattacaaaaaatagtcagaaatacctattcTCGAAGTCGGTCATCCGGGTACTTGTCACGTGACTGAACCCGGAAACGAAACCGCCATATTTGTTTGGGGGTAAAGTGGGGTAACGCGGTTGAAGATGCCGAAAAGCTGTTGTGTGTCGGGATGCACTGCAAACAAGAAGAAGAACCCGAATTTCAAGTTCTTCATTATACCGTCCGATAAACTCCGACGATCTAGATGGTTGTCAGCCATCAACAGAGCGTTTTTAAACGCAGACGGAACGATAAATAATGGCAAAGTTTGGTCTCCACCATCAGCACATTGTTACGTATGCTCGG
This genomic window contains:
- the LOC117318422 gene encoding uncharacterized protein LOC117318422 (The sequence of the model RefSeq protein was modified relative to this genomic sequence to represent the inferred CDS: added 529 bases not found in genome assembly), with product MAGTVPLASDNVIPETKDDRMENQVHEGMVNSSPQREGEVVNSSPQPDGGVVEPCPQREGMVVESCPQPHEGMDQDHRHDTTNLERFDFWTIPIAGTATNNTTTSITGISQSTNLVDDPPENTVCLEEADNSVHPNPTSDVPNDPASSIAFETKMSSCQSSDRNDIEWRFVGLIILMALYSVKLQDGLHQVPSNDLQDPWRRCATMADSTTNHQNLSSVDPPLMLMKLPRTDFIIQEEGIRRGADVQFTNDTLRCEARPCPDEEAVLLSDIFQPTSVNGTNNEESYINIMLRQERSHSQNHPNVIPISDHNYTTSSTDMGPDSDEATSSEGEELQSNITTRPPESRPQGVPHGGRLDPLTRLNNTCNLDQLVNGQYLICLFRPIRNLLEDRAQRFPETYGHLWHALRLCEAGQFAAAKFYLAPLYDMYSAEGTRVMPLIEGQLRHFFSTSCQKCGYCHDGVPIADICLNEYNRIGGFQEALRAAFSRPDGTCIQQGCQGRTTAEVRFECGTPPLIIAVNLYYLHRFIPNSQSVDFTEIVELFGERYMMFLFTLLGPDYSENGSGHYMSYVFRPDGGGEVNSDGIPVGKWYWYPNNENGDLVPFTPGQADLEGTIPSYVYFILVPPSSSGGATSSGRGEQCPKKGGRRQ